Within the Amycolatopsis solani genome, the region GGCCAGCTCGACGTCGTCGACCTTGCCGACCTTCCGGCCCGCCAGATCGACGATCTGCCGGTCGAGGAGGTGGAAGTCGATCCTCAGCGTGGTCATTGGCCGGCTCCGGTGATGATCATCAGCGGGATCGCGGCGACCGCCGCGACCAGGATGACGCCCAGGTAGGTGACGCCCAGGACGTTGCGGATCCGGCCGTTGACCTGGTCGCCGAGGTAGTCGCGGTCATTCGCCACAACGAGGATCGGCAGGTACGTCAGGGGCAGGACCACCGCGGACAGCAGCAGCGTGTACTCGGTCAGCTGCACCGGGTCGATGGTGGTCAGCAAGAGCGCGGCGCCCAGCACGACGCTGACCAGCACGACGGTGTGGAACCGGGCCGCGCGGCGCGGGGCGACGCGTTTGCCCCACTCCCAGCCGAAGTACTGGGCGACGGTGTAGCCGGCGGACAGCCCGGTCTCCAGCGCCGCCCCGAACGTCGCGGCGAACACGCCAAGGATGACCACCGCCAAGCCGAGCTTGCCCAGCGCCAGCCCGACCGGCAGCGTCGTTTGAGTGATCGCGTCTACCTTCACCGAGGCCGGCTCGAACACGACCGCGGCGCACGCCATGATCGCCAGCGACAGCAGGCCGCCGAGTGGGAACCCGACGAACACGTTGACGCGCTCGGTGCCGAGGTCCTTGCGCGTCCAGTTCTCCTCCACTCCACCGGAGGAGAAGAAGAACACCTCGTACGGCGTCATCGCGGCCGCGAACAAGGCGACCGCGAAATACCCGTAGGTGGCCCAGTTCTCCGTCGGTGGCGGTCCCCCACCGACCTCACCGAGCAGGTCGGCCCACGGCACCGGCAGCGTCACCAGCGCGACGACGAACACGACCAACGCCAGGCCCAGCAGACCGAACACCCGCTCGAGGGTCTCGAACTTGGTGCGCCACAACACCACCCAGAGCACGACCGCCACGACCGGCACCCACAGCAGGTAGTGCACGCTGGTCGCCAGGTGCAGCGCGAGCGCCACCCCGCCGATCTCCGCGCCCAGCGTCAGCATCGTGACCAGATAGGACCCGACGAGGTTCACCAAGGCGATCCGCGGGCCCAGGCGTTCCCGGATCAGGTCGAACACCGGACGGCCGCTGACCGCGGCGATCCGGCCGGCCATGTCCGCGTACACGCAGATCCCGACGATGCCGACGATCACGACCCACGCGAGCCGCATGCCGAACCGGGCGCCGGTCTGGGAGTTCGCGACGAGGTCCCCGATGTCGACGAAACCACCGATCGCCGTGAGGATCCCCAAGGTGACGGCCAGGATCTTCTTCATCGGTGGCGCTCCAGGAAGCCGGCCAGGAGGTCACCGGTACCGCGCAGCTTCGCTGCCAACGCGCGTTCGGCGTCCGGCCCCGCATCAGCCGCCGTGCTCACGGCCGCTACTTCGGCCGCCGCGGCGCTCAGCACCGGCAGGCACTCGTCGTGCACAGCGAGGGCAGCGGCATCCGGCACCTCTTCGCTGGTGAAGTCGCTGGTCGCCGTGGCCAGGGTGTCGCGGGCTTGCCACAGCACCGCCGACCGGTACGGCGGGAGCACGTTTCCCTCGGCGTCGGCCGTCACCACCAGCTCGGCGGTCCGGACCTGCGACAGCGCTTTTTCGGCCGCCGACAGGGCGAAATCCCGGTAGTCGTCGGACGAAGCAGGCAGAACGGACGGGACGACAACCGCGGCGAGCACGACCGCGGCAAGTCCTCCCCACACCGCGATTTTCGCCGTTCTACCGCGCACCGAATCACCGTAGTCCCAGCAGCACGATCCGGCTGTTTGACGCCGGCGGCGGCCTGCGCCGCCGCCACACCGCCTACCGCCCAGGTGCGAAGCAGTGCCTTTCTCGTCGAGGTGCCGCGGTCAGGTGCGCGTGAGATCCCGGACGGTCTGCGCGGGCAGCCGGGTGCAGCCGGGGGCTCCCGGGTTGAGCAGCAGGTCCGTGCCCGGCCGCTCGGCCAGCAGCTCCGCCAGCTCCGCCGCGTCCACCGCTCGCCAGCCCGCTGTCCGGACGCGGCCGCGGTGGGTGGGGGCCGTCGCCGCCAGCAGGCAGGGCACCCCGTCCGGTGACGGCGCTGTCAGGGGCGCGCCCGCCGCGTCCAGGGCCAGCGCCGGGCGAGCCCGGCGGAACACCGACGCCACTTGGGCGAACTCCGCGTCACCGGCCGCGAGCAGGCGCAAGACCGCGTCCAGGGGGTCCGCCGGGCTGTCCGGGCCCGACGGCTCGTACGCGGGATTCGGCTCGAACGCGCCGATCGAGCCGTCCGCCGAGGTGAGCCAGCCGCCGACCACGTGGGTGCGGTCGGGGGCCGACGGCTCCGGCCGCCACGCCGGGTCGATCAGCAGGACCCACTTCTCAGCCGTCATCGCCCAGTCCTCCCACCGCGGCCGTCAGCCGGGCCGATCGTTCCGACGCCGCCTTCTCCTGCTCCTGGTAGCGTCGCACGCCTTCCGCGATCCGCCACCGGTAGAGCCACGCGAGGTTCGTGACCCGGAACCGCCGCATCAGCCACAGCGCCCGCCGAGTGACGTCGACGCGGGCTGTCCCGTCCAGCACCCCGCGCACGGCTTCGCGCAGGACTCCGGTCGGCAGTTCCACATCGGACAGCTGCCCGAGCACCGCCGCGACCGCACCGGCGCGGGTCTCGGCGTCCGGCGCGGCCAGGACGGCGTCCAGCGCGACCGTCACCAGCCCCGGCCGCAGCGCGCCGTGCCGGGCCAGCGCGTCGACGGCGTCCGCCGCGGCGCCGACGTCCAGGCCCTCGGCGATTCGGGCCGCGATGTCCAGGACGTCGTCCCGGCCGGTGACGACGTCGGTGACGCCGTGCAGCTGCAGGAGGGCGAACTCCTCGGCGAGCCCGGCCGCGGCGGCCGGGTCCGCCGCACCGTCGAGCACGAACGGCGCCACCCCGGGCGGGGTCAACGCCCGCAGCTCCGCCTGGACGTCCGCCACAAGGGCGCCGGGCACGGCCGGCGCGGGCAAGCCGTCGCCCAGGTGCTCCACAATGGACTCCGCCAGCGCACGGGCCGTGTCCACTTCGGACCCACCCGGGCCCAGCGGCCGGTACACGAGGCCGTCCCGCCACTCGCCCTTGCCCATCGCCGGGAAGAAGTCCCGGACGGACACCCCGACCGGCCGCCACTTCCCCGACGTCGCGTCGAACTTCCGGTCGACGACGTGGGTGGCGCCGGCGAAGTCGGGTGAACCCGCCATGGCGGCCAGCACGGACGTCCACAGTAGACCGGGATTCTCGTGGGAAGCCACGGCGTCCGCGACCGCGTCCAGCCGCACCACCGGCAGGCCGTCCCGGAGCCGCCCGACGATCTCCCCGACCGCCGGGTCGACCCGCAGCCGCGTCGAAGCGAAGGAAATGTCGACGTATCCCCCTTCGCCGCCGCGGATCTTCACCGGCACCCGCGCCAGGACGTCGTGCGCGAGCGCCGCGCCGAGGTGTCCGGCCAGGGTCTTCGCGACGGCGCCGGCGCCGGTCCCCGAAAGGCTGATGGCGGGCAGGGAGCCCTCGCCGGTGTCGGCCACGAGCACCGCCTGCGCCAGTTCCCGCGCGCCGGTCGCCAGGTCGGCGTCCCGGTACCCGAGGTGCCGGTCGACGACCGCCCGGATCAGGTCCGGCCGCTCGTGCTGAGCCAGCACCGGCCCAGGATCGCGCAGGGCGAGCGTCGTCGCGACGGCTTCCCGCACCACCTCGAGGGTCCGGGCGCGGTCGGCCAGCGGCACCGGTCCCGCGGCGGGTTCCGGACGCGCGTACCGCCAGTCCTTGGCCACGGCGCCGGCCAGCTCGTCAACGACCGCGCCGCCGTCGACGGGCTGCCCGAAGGTCGTCCAGTGCCCGCCGCGGACGACGGCCGTGAACGCGTCGTCGGTGGCGCCGAACAGCGGCGCCGAGGGTTCGCCGGGCCCGCGGCGGTTGGCGAGCACCGAGTCCGTCGCCGCGTGCACCGGGCCGCCGAAGGCCGCGTGGAAGTCGTGCGCGACCCCGCCCGGTCCGGGACGGCGCCCGGCCGCGCACGGGAACAGCGTCACCGATTCCGGTTGTGTCGCAACGAAAGCCGGGGACGCCGTGACCAAGCGAGCGAGCGTGGTTCCGTCGACGAACACCGCGCGCCGTTCGCCGTCGACGTCGGCGAAGACCTTCGTTCGGGTCTCCTCGCCGTGCCCGGTGACGAGGAATGTCTTCCCCCGCGCCAGTTCGTCCGCCCACGGCGCGCGGACCAGCACGCCGCCCTCCCCCGGGCCCCGGCCGCGCAACGACGGCCGCGTGCCGGCGGCGAACTCGCGCATCTCGTCCGGCTCCGCCTCGACGAGGAGGTTCTCCCCCGTGGTCTGCGAAAGCCAGGCCTGCACCTTCGCCGCCTCGGCCGGTTCGAGGAAGCTCACCCCGCGGACCTCGCCGGCGGAGTCCAGCAGCGGGGTCGCGACGGGCGCGTCGAACTCGACCGACGTCCCCGGCCGGTCGGCCGGTTCGCCGGTGAACCGCGGGCCGAAGGTCGCGAAGTGCCCGCCGTCGGTCACGGTCGTGAAGCCGCGGGCGGCGCCGGTCGCCTGGCCGAGCGTCGCCGACGGACGGCCGAACAGCGCCGGCTCGGTGGGCGCGTGCACCCGCAGCGGGCCACCCAGGTCGGCCAGCGCGCGCTGGAAGTCGTGGGCGACGCCGCCCGGGCCGTCGAGCTTGCCGGTGCTGCAAGCGATGAGCGTGACCGACGGCCGCGCGGACCCTGCCGCCTGTGCGAACGGTTTCGACGCGGCGAGGATCTTGGCGAACGCGGCGCCGTCGACCCGCACGGTGCGCCCGCCGAGCAGCGTGAGCTTCACCGACTGCGGCCGGCCGTGGGCCATGACGAACAACGTGCTCGAATCCCACGGCGCCGGGGCCTGCGTCGCCCATTCTCCGAACGCGCGACCGTGCAGGTCCGGTTTCGCGCCGTCCCGGAGCAGCCGCGTGGTCCGCTCCGGCGTCGCGCCTTCGGGCAGCGAGCCGACGGTGTCCGCGTGGTCGTCCGCCCAGTCGCGTTCGATGTCCGCGGTGTGCTCGGCGGCGGGCAGGAACGACACCGCGACGACCCGGCCGGACCGGTCGGTGACCGGGCGGGCCTCGATCTGCGAGACGTCGAAGTCGTACGGCAGGCCGGTCCCGGTGTCGAGACCGGTGACGGTGTCCTGCGCCAGCACGGCGTCCACAGTGGACGGGTCGAACGCGTCGAGCCGCCGGTCCAGCTCGCGCTTGGCGTCCCACCAGGCCTGCCGGGCTTCGTCGGCCCGGCGGCGGGCTTCGGCGACCTCGTCGAGCGCGGCCTCGCGGCGGGAAACCTGGTCGGCGCGGTCGTTGCGGTGGTCGTCGAGCACGGCGGCGAGACGTTCGGCGCGGTCCTGGGCGGCGCCGCGCGCCCGGGTCAGCTCGGGCTGCTCGGCCCGGACCGCGGCCGCGTCTTCCAGGGCCTTGCCGCGCGTGCCGAGGAACCCGCGCTGCTCGGCCGAGCCGGGTTCGGCGGCCGCGGCGAGGGTCAGCGCCTGATCGGCGACGTCGTTCAGCCGGGAGATTTCCGCGTTGCCCGCCCGCAGTCGCGCGCCCGCGTCCCGCGCGTCGGTTTCCGCCACGGCCAGCGCGTCCCGTAGTGCCCGCACGGCGTCGCCCGAGGTGTCGACGCCGAGCGCCGGGCCGTCTTCGGTCAGCTTCCGCGAGCCCTCCTGCTGGTCGAGCCAGCGGTCGTCGGCGCGGCGCTGAGCCTGGTCGACGGCCTCTTC harbors:
- a CDS encoding NRAMP family divalent metal transporter, whose translation is MKKILAVTLGILTAIGGFVDIGDLVANSQTGARFGMRLAWVVIVGIVGICVYADMAGRIAAVSGRPVFDLIRERLGPRIALVNLVGSYLVTMLTLGAEIGGVALALHLATSVHYLLWVPVVAVVLWVVLWRTKFETLERVFGLLGLALVVFVVALVTLPVPWADLLGEVGGGPPPTENWATYGYFAVALFAAAMTPYEVFFFSSGGVEENWTRKDLGTERVNVFVGFPLGGLLSLAIMACAAVVFEPASVKVDAITQTTLPVGLALGKLGLAVVILGVFAATFGAALETGLSAGYTVAQYFGWEWGKRVAPRRAARFHTVVLVSVVLGAALLLTTIDPVQLTEYTLLLSAVVLPLTYLPILVVANDRDYLGDQVNGRIRNVLGVTYLGVILVAAVAAIPLMIITGAGQ
- a CDS encoding type VII secretion system-associated protein — its product is MTAEKWVLLIDPAWRPEPSAPDRTHVVGGWLTSADGSIGAFEPNPAYEPSGPDSPADPLDAVLRLLAAGDAEFAQVASVFRRARPALALDAAGAPLTAPSPDGVPCLLAATAPTHRGRVRTAGWRAVDAAELAELLAERPGTDLLLNPGAPGCTRLPAQTVRDLTRT